The genomic segment ACTCTCCTCCTTCAGGCTTCCTGTGAACACAGAGGAATAAATCTGAGCGGACGCCTGCAGCGAGCAACGGATGTGCGAGATGTGTTTCTCACGTACACCATTGCAAATTCCTCAGCCTTTTCCCTCCGGCGACGgcagtagcagcagcagcagatgaTGATTCCCACAACAAGAGCCACGGCCACAACGGCCCCGATGATCCCCGCCGTGGAAGCAATGTTCATGGACGCTACAGGAGAAGAGTCGGAAGAGTTCGTCATGACCAGTGTTGGCCAGTAAATAATTATTAGTGATAATATTACTTTGCGCAGGAAATAGTTTTGTAAGTAATTATTACAAATAAGACTTTTTATTCCATAAAACAGCTCGTTAGTTACTTTGATGCCTCAGACCCTACTGATCTGAAGTCCAACAATCCAATATTTCCTAGATTTATTTTCAGAATTCTCACGACTCATGGACACATGAAGTCACCAGTGCAGCAGGAAAGATCGGAATATGGGAAAGCGGACATTCAGTGGATAGGAATATTGCCATTACATTGATTTTGTCAGATTATGAtgatctgaagatgatctgaacaGCAATGTGTAAGCGGTGGCATTACTTTTATGGTATTACATGGCTTGTCATTGCACATCCCTCCGATcctgatataaattatattacaatcattaaaaaaaaaaaaaaaaaacatttaacaaacgTATATTTCTTTTGATAAAACAGAAATTAGGGCTACAATTAGCTTTAAGCTACACATGGCAAATAATGAGATTAATAAAAACCTTTTATTTAAACGTCACCATCAATCACAAACTAGTGTTTGTAAGCACTTCTGACTGCGATCCAGAGTGGACTTTGGCCAAATTATTAGACAGAAATAGTaacatttcagaatttttttttggggggggggtaagATACGCAATTACAACGCATGTTGGTCATGCAGAAGGTGTAATGTGACCAgtactgtaactaattactgttgCCAGAAAgtaataagtaaattaataatattacttttgaaaGGTGTAACgagtaataaatacatttttgagtaaCAAACCCAACACTGGTCATGACTACAGACTAGCACAGATCAGTTTCTTACGTGGATTGACGCGCAGGGTCACATTACACATCGCAGATTTGATTTCGTTGGTGGACGTGCAGATGTAGTAGCCAGATGTGTCCATGGAAATATTTAAAAGTGACAAAACCCCGATTTCTgaggagagacagacacacacacacacaaatcagcgATGCAGGGGAAGAGGATTTCAGCATGTATTTGAGTAGCGTCACACACACGTACGGTCAGTGGCCTTGAGCGGCAGCGGTCGAAGGACGTTATTGACATTGTAGCTTTCCCATTTGTAGACTGGTGACGGCATTCCCTCCTCAGAGTGGCATTTCAGTTGGATGTTCTCGAAGTATTCTGTCTTCCCGACAACAGTGCAGATGGGTTTTGATGGAGCCACTGGCACAACAAGAACACACACGTCATCGTAGCATGCACATCTGTGACCCTTGCTGGCAAAATGAGTGTGAATGACAAATGAAacgaaaaatgctaaatatttgaggttttcacaaaagtgttaattcacccaaaatgttAAATAGCACATGATTTATTCACCCTaaagttatattaatatttatgctgGCTCTTCTAAGCTTCATAATGGCTGTTATTTTTCAGTAGTCCAAAAGAAGTCCTATAAAGTGcgtccatccataataaaaagtgcctGAGGTGGCTCCGCGGGCTGAATGAAAGCCTCCTGTAGAGAActcgtgagtttttttttttcagtggatgaAGTAGAACATCGGTGTAGCATAAGCTCTGGTGGgaatatgtcaagtcaagtcaaattttatttctatagcacatttaaaaacaacagagcTGCGCCAAAGTGcaaagaaaaaatacaattatagacACGATTACACCCGATATAATCCATTTAAtagatcatataaaaaaaaatcaaaagtgacTTAATTAAAAGCCAAAGAGAATAAATAAGTTTTTAGAGCTGATTTAAAACTGGATAATGACGGGGCAGACCTCACAGCGAAGGGTTaactattccagagtttaggtgccacagCAGAGAAGGCCCGACCACCCTTAGTTTTACAGCGAAAGCGTGGGACAGTTAAAAGAAGCTGATTGAAAGACCTGAGAATCCTTTGGGGAGTGTACAAAGTCAGAAGGTCAGATAAGTATTTTGGTGCAACACCGGATAGCGCCTTGTACACAAAAACTGCAattttaaaatcgattctgaACTTTACCGGAAGCCAATGTAAAATTTCTAGGATAGGTGAAATATGATCTCTCTTTTTAGTACTGGTCAGAAGTCTCTCTGCAGCATTTTGAACAACTTGCAGGCGAGAGATTGTAGTTTGAGGCAGACCACAGTAAAgggaattacagtagtccagctGTGATGTAATGAAGGCTTGGATTACAATCTCTAAATCTTTCCGAGAcaagaaatgttttacttttgcaATCGATCTCAAGTGAAAGAAACTGCCTTTTACCACTGAGCTGACTTGTTTTTCAAAATTAAGTGCCAAATCCAATGTAAATCCGAGATTCCTTACATGAGGTCGAGCACTGACAGGGAAGGAACCAAAATTAGAAGTAGATGAGAAACTAGATGGGCCTAAGATCAAAATTTCGCTCTtactttcatttaattgtaagaaATTTGCCATCCAACATTTGATCTCCTCAAAACAGTCACACAGTGCTTCCAGGGGATAGGACATATCAGTTTTTGCCGGTAGATAAAACGGTGTATCGTCAGCATAACACTGATTGGATATCCTATGTTTTTCAAAAATGGCACCCAGTGGCAACATATAGAGTGAAAGGAGCGGGCTTAAAATGGACCCTTGGGGCACACCACAAAGTAGGGGAACAGATGTAGAAGTAAATTTCACCATATTTACTGAGAAGGTTCTGTCTTTGAGATACGAGGCTTACCACTGCAAGGCAACGCCCTGAATGCCCACCACTTTTTCCAACCGATGCAGCAAGGTACTATGGTCGATCGTATCAAAAGCAGCGCTTAAATCTAGTAAGACAAGTACTGCGTGCGATTCGGTGTCGAGGATTTGCAAAAGGTCATTGTTGACCTTCAACAAAGCAGTTTCTGTACTGTGCATAgatctaaaaccagactgaaaagaATCAGAAATATTGGATGTACTGAGATAAGTATTCAACTGGCTATGCACAACTCTCTCTAAAagtttagaaataaaaggcaACTTAGATATAGGTCTAaaattattgatatatatatatagagatggATCCAAATGGGGTTTCTTAAGCAGAGGGTGAACTACAGCATGTTTAAAACTAGCAGGGACAATTCCGGTCGCTAGAGAACGGTTAATAATGTCTGTTACACCTGGGCACAAAGTTTCGAACACTTCCTTAAAGAGACGAGTAGGAACAACATCAGACTCACAACTGGAACATTTTGCCCTAGAAACAATATCAGCCAGCTGAGAAGAGGAAACAGGGTGAAAACAAGTTAGTGAATCGATTGGTGAACAGGTCAAAGGTGGAGTATATATTACTGGCTTAATGGAACCCTTGATCGTCAaaactttttcattaaaaaactgtgaaaagttGTGAAAATATGCTAGTCTTGCAAGAACTAATGTCTTTTTacaagcaaagtttccttacttcagCAAAGGGAAATCAATTTACTCGGAGTATAAGGTAATCCTCtaatatttttctttacaaatccttttttttttttacttctaattcgtgactggtgttttgtttttctctctcctctGTGCTTCCGCATTCAtcccttctcttctcttctcgtctTCCATCATCCACTGGAAAGGTTTTCTTTGGTGAACATCTTAGTGGAAGATAGCGATTAGtggttataacattttaaatatggatattattCTTACAAAAACTCACTGATTTGCTACAGGAGTACTTTATTCACCCCTGCAGCCATGTGAGGTTTATTATTTTTGAACAGAAACCCATCAACTgctattataaagcttggaagacaCAAGCGTTTTTAATTATAACTTGGATTGTATCGCTCTGAAAGGAGAAAGTCATGTGCACCTAGGATGCCTTGTGGGTGAATAAATCATGGGCTAACTTTCGTTTtttggttaactatccctttaagtgtatgTTTGGGAAAAAACATTTGATGTGTAACAGTATATAAGATTTACATTAGGTCTTAATATACACATGCCATCGGTCGCATTGATGTTAGTCTAACAAGAAAAGgaggaaatcactcactgcttgaTTAAACTGCTTTTGTCGTTTTAATAATCAGTTTATttgtaatgaacaaataaactgatgtgttcttgttttataaatgttatttctgagttttttattctgttctgtacagcactttggttgtTTTCAaatgtgctataaaaataaatattgtaaaaaaaaaaaaacaataaaaaaaaaaacactaactcgTTATTTCTCAATTTACTTTGCTGACTGAGCAAAATAAAATTGACTAATTTTTGAACATTTGTTCAGTGTGACTTATTTTGTCAGCACAGGTCACATTTATTCATCTGCACTGTACTTGAGTGTTGATTACTGAAGAGATCTGACCGATGATCCTCCACACAGATGATGAAACATACAGTACAATCATTTTCTGTATGTTCAGAAGCATCTCTCTGAAAGGTTGAGTGGATGGTGGTGTCTCTTACCCAGGACCATGAGATTGGTCTTGTCAGACAAACGGCCCTCTTCATCTTCCGGATCCTGAACTTTGCATTCATAGTCCCGTGTGTCTGCACTGGTGACGCTCTGGAGCTCCAGGTTGGCTGTTCCTTTCACCATATCCACCACTATGTTTGCCCGGCctttatatttagtgtatatCGTAATTTTCCCAGTAGAGAAATAAGCAACGACGCTAATCTGGATAAAAACAGTACAATCAGTCACAAAACATTAACACAGCTCCATCcctgctgtaaaaaaaataaataacagaaaccACAGTATTTGAAATGGTTTCACTGGTTATATTGGGAATAGCAGTgattttaatggaaactgtaatggaCCCTATTGGACTCCACTGGTAATTGGCTAaatggttaaaagttgatggtttgtaatagtatttgtagtggaaactattagaatttctgtgatggtggtgattttaatatcaatgttgataatgaaaaagatgcattgggatcagcatttacagacattctgaactctattggtgttagacaacacgtttcaggacctactcattgtccaaatcatactctagatttaataccgtcacatggaattgatgttgatagtgttgaaattatgcagccaagtgatctcagattattatttagttttgtgaaaacttcatatagctaaaactgtaaattctacttcttgttacaagtatggaagaaccatcacttctaacacaaaagactgctttgtaagttatcttcctgatgtatctgaattccttagcatatccaaaacctcaaacTTAAATGTAACAGAAATCCAAAaacttgatgtaacagaaactatggactctctcttttctagcactttaaatatagttgctcctttacgcttaaggaaggttaaggaaaacagtttgacaccatggtataatgagcatactcacaccctaaagagagcagcccgaaaaatggagcgcagctggaggaaaacaaaactagaggtatttcgtattgcttggcaggaaagtaacttaagcattaaaaacagctagatcagattacttttcatctcttttagaagaaaacataaccccaggtatatATTTTcagtacagtggctaaattaatgaaaaataaagcatcaacaggtgTTTATATTTCCCAACATCAGCAGTAATGACTTCattaactactttacttctaaaagcaatactattagagataaaattgcaaccattcagccgtcagctacagtatcacatcagacagtgcactatagaccccctgaggaacagttccactcattctctaccataggagaggaagaattgtataaacttgttaaatcatctaaaccaaaaacatgtatgttagaccctataccatctaagctcctgaaagaggtgcttccagaagtcatagatcctcttctgactattattaattcctcattgtcattaggacatgtccccaaaaccttcaaactggctgttattaagcctctcatcaaaaaaccacaacttgaccccaaagaactagttaattatagaccaatctcgaatctgccttttctgtccaagatactaaaaaaaaaaaagtagtatcctcataattatattccttcttagagaaaaatagtttttccagtcaggatttagaccgtatcatagtactgagactgctctccttagagttacaaatgatctgctcttatcatctgattgtgggtgtatctctctattagttttattggatcttagtgctgcatttgacacaattgaccacaacattcttttgcatagacttgaacactttgttggcattaatggaagtgcattagcatggtttaaatcgtacttatatgaccgccatcagttcgtagcagtgaatgaagatgtatcctatcgatcacaagtgcagtatggagtacctcaaggctcagtactagggccgctactcttcacgctttatatgttacccttgggagatatcatcaggaaacatggtgttagctttcactgttatgctgatgatactcagctctatatttcttcgcagcccggtgaaacacaccaatttgaaaaactaatggattgcatagtcgatataaaaaactggatgacgagtaatttcttactgctaaattctgaaaaaaacagaggtgttaattataggacctaaaaactctgcttgtaataacctagaacactgtctaagacttgatggttgctctgtcaattcttcgtcatcagttaggaacctaggtgtgctatttgatcgcaatctttccttagaaagccacgtttctagcatttgtaaaactgcatttttccatctcaaaaatatatctaaattacggcctatgctctcaatgtcaaatgcagaaatgttaatccatgcatttatgacctcaaggttagattattgtaatgctttattgggtggttgttctgcacgcttagtaaacaaactacagctagtccaaaatgcagcagcaagagttcttactagaaccaggaagtatgaccatattagcccggtcctgtcaacactgcactggctccctatcaagcatcgcatagattttaaaatattgcttattacttataaagccctgaatggtttagcacctcagtatttgaatgagctccttttacattataatcctctacgtccgctacattctcaaaactcaggcaatttgataatacctagaatatcaaaatcaactgcaggcggcagatccttttcctatttggcgcctaaactctggaataacctacctaacattgttcgggaggcagacacactcttgcagtttaaatctagattaaagacccatctctttaacctggcatacacataacaaacgaatatgcttttaatatccaaatccgttaaaggatttttaggctgcattaattaggtaaaccggaaccggaaacacttcccataacaacctatgtacttgctacatcattagaagaatggcatctacgctaatatttgtctgtttctctcttgttccgaggtcaccgtagccaccagatccagtctgtgtccagatcagagggtcactgcagtcacccggatccagtacgtatccagaccagatgctggatcagcacctagaaaggacctctacatccctgaaagacagcggagaccaggacaactagagccccagatacagatcccctgtaaagaccttgtctcagaggagcaccaggacaagaccacaggaaacagatgattcttctgcacaatctgactttgctgcagcctggaattgaactactggtttcgtctggtcagaggagaactggccccccaactgagcctggtttctcccaaggtttttttctccattctgtcaccgatggagtttcggttccttgccgctgtcgcctctggcttgcttagttggggacacttcatctacagcgatatcgttgacttgattgcaaataaatgcacagacactatttaactgaacagagatgacatcactgaatccaatgatgaactgcctttaactatcatttttgcattattgacactgttttcctaatgaatgttgttcagttgctttgacgcaatgtattttgtttaaagcgctatataaataaagctgacttgatAGTGTTACTGCTCAGTCAGCTTGGTCAAAACCCCCAAAAGTTTGTTCTCCATTTCATACTCCGTGATGAGAGATGCAGATAGTGATAAGAActggttaataaaaaaataataaaattttaaaaaagtagTAAAAACAACAGCACATAAATGCCATAATGTAAAAGgagttattttatgcatttaaatggtttcctttttgtttgcaaaaaattTTTATGTGTTCATTGTGTTCATATTATCTTgtgcattaaattatatattaaaaaacaacacCATCAGCTTGTGCCTTATATTGTGATCTCGAAAAATATTTTAGTACATACATTTGAGAAACGTTCTTTTATGTGATGCCATACTTACATAAATAGTCCTGCACTCGTCGCCTTTTTGGTAATTTCATGGCTAAAATGACGACAGACCTACATTGTAGGTTCATAGTTTTTTGTTAGATTTATTTATGATGAAGAGataaagagtgtgagtgtgagcatGGTAAAAGGAGAGGAAAGTGTGTTTTACTGACATGCAGCCTAACAACATCTCATCAGACCGTAGTTCTGTTCTACTGAAGCTCTTTGACTGGCGCGGAGGCCAAGCTGAAGTAAAGAAGTCATAAAGAGATACAGTGGCTATGCGCCTTTGCATTTCTTGGTATTGAGTGGGTGTCAGCAGGGATGTATGTGCGAGCACCAGTGGTGTTAGTTAAGGACTCTTCTGTACTGAATGAGTCTTGTGATGAATGCGTCTGTTTTATTACCTCTGGATCATCCTTGTTGTCCGGATCTGCCGTCCATGTTATTGATGTGATGCTTTTACTCGGTGTGAAAACACAGGGAATCACCGCTTTATCGCCCCTCGCAACCTTATATACAGGATCTGGGATTGCTACAGTCGTGCCTGAAGTCATGTGAAcccctgtgaaacacaaaatttgAATATAAAGCATTTTATTAACTATAGTTTGCATTTAACACTGCATCATCTGacattttttcaatgttttataaaaggagtctcttctgctcaccaaggctgcatttatttgatcaaggtaaaacaggaatattgtgaaatatagctgtaaaattttaaatagcTGTGATAGATCATTTTTAGGATaataggattatttgatgaattgaaaagcaatcagaaatgtttcttgagcagtaaatcatcatattattctgatttctgaagatcatgtgacactgaagactggaggaatgatgctgaaaatacagcggagcatcacagaaatacattacactttaacacagattcacacagaaaacagatagctttaattataataataataatatttcactgtttttacagcatttttgatcaaataaatgcagtcatgcAGAGCagaagacttctttcagaaatctTCTTTTAAAATTGTAACTTGAACCttttattctaattatattatttttaattcaatagATAATGTCtatgaattacatttatttttactgcTCAGATGTTTTGAGTTAATGGAGTTCTCGGAGTGAGATTAGTGATCGGTGTTTGGGGCGTTGGCTCGGAGCCATCGCTGTGACACGGCCTACAGCCAAAACTACAAGATTACCATCCCATAACTGAGAGTCAGGTGGAAACTACTAGCTGGGACATTgtgtaaaaaacatttcattcattctaaattttctttttctcctctgTTCAGAAGCGTTTGAAGTGACCCAGAGACCTCAGAAAGTGCTTCCTGGTGAGTGTGTTTGTCGTTCTGCTGGATCTGAATCTGAGTGTGGCTCACACACTGATGaggaacacacacattcacacagattaAAGCTTACTTACCAGCAAAGAGCAGACATATGCCAAATATTCCCAGTGTTCCTGCCATCTCTGTGAGCGTCCAGCGGTGTCTCAGGTATGAAGGGAACTAAAGGTGTTGAAGACACTGAAACTCACTCTCTGAACCAATGAGATTCAGGAAATGGAGAGCAACGCCCCGCTGAGGTCGAGTCTCGTCTTGCCCTGTTGCTCTCGTGTCTCACAGTTTCTCGTTTGAGAAACCACACAGAGATCACAGTAACATGAGTCTGTGTCCTACTTATGAAGAGCAAAACCCAGATCAATCAAGGGATGTCTGTATTGAGTGGAAGCAGTGTCAGGGTTAATTGGGAACTCTTGGAAACTCGTTTCTTACCATTTTATTCAGTTATAGactgacaaacacacactgatTTGCATCAGATCCAGAGAAACTGGTTTGACGAGTAATATGATGAGGGAGTGAcaacagtcactcacacacaaacacacacgtttgtttctgtGCATTGTGGGGAATTTCCATAgactttattacttttattctgaTCAAATGATAATTTCTAtcccccaaccctaaacctaacccttagagaaaacctgtttgcattcTTACACTTTCAGAGAAACaccatttactatttttaatcatttttgtccCTTGTGAGAACAGAAGCCCGGCCCCAACAGTgtcaaaaaaaattatcacacacacacacacacacacacacacacacacacacacacacacacacacacacacacaca from the Carassius carassius chromosome 7, fCarCar2.1, whole genome shotgun sequence genome contains:
- the gpa33a gene encoding glycoprotein A33 (transmembrane), paralog a — its product is FVTDCTVFIQISVVAYFSTGKITIYTKYKGRANIVVDMVKGTANLELQSVTSADTRDYECKVQDPEDEEGRLSDKTNLMVLVAPSKPICTVVGKTEYFENIQLKCHSEEGMPSPVYKWESYNVNNVLRPLPLKATDQIGVLSLLNISMDTSGYYICTSTNEIKSAMCNVTLRVNPPSMNIASTAGIIGAVVAVALVVGIIICCCCYCRRRREKAEEFAMVKPEGGEYTDEDHERKEDDRDEYVNYEEERRLKSADRRDLPDDRSERSYDRRSDYTDRKDQNTDRRDDRSDRSERYDRDDRRDRYNDGRERYDDRRDRYDARGDRYDDRRDRIDDRRDRYDDRYDSDRYSDRNDSRDRPPSVPPNKPKEPKY